In one Haloplanus salinus genomic region, the following are encoded:
- a CDS encoding Hsp20/alpha crystallin family protein: MTGFKEFGKSAANAVLERVGRGVGKVQERKPLSYDVLESQDAYLVVFDAPGITRSDVQVRYVEGEVQVRLDRFRDFHEGFEMRFPGRGLSLDGRARLPPDADVAADEASATLNKNGTLRIEVPKHADGTEVAVVEEPDEAAVDEDEDEHEGAGAES; the protein is encoded by the coding sequence ATGACCGGCTTCAAGGAGTTCGGCAAGTCGGCGGCCAACGCCGTTCTAGAACGGGTCGGCCGCGGCGTCGGGAAGGTGCAGGAACGAAAGCCGCTCTCGTACGACGTGTTGGAGTCGCAAGACGCGTATCTCGTCGTCTTCGACGCACCGGGGATCACCCGCAGCGACGTGCAGGTTCGCTACGTCGAGGGCGAGGTGCAGGTTCGGCTCGACCGCTTTCGCGACTTCCACGAGGGCTTCGAGATGCGGTTCCCGGGCCGCGGCCTCTCGCTCGACGGCCGCGCCCGTCTCCCGCCGGACGCCGACGTGGCGGCCGACGAGGCGTCGGCGACGCTGAACAAGAACGGAACCCTCCGCATCGAAGTCCCGAAACACGCCGACGGGACCGAGGTGGCGGTCGTCGAAGAGCCGGACGAGGCGGCGGTGGACGAAGACGAGGACGAACACGAAGGCGCGGGCGCCGAGTCGTAA
- a CDS encoding DUF7559 family protein, whose protein sequence is MPATKEIKCTSGDCELDMFENHYTYDIADDHTVADLSCPLCGGTDCLEEIEL, encoded by the coding sequence ATGCCTGCAACGAAGGAGATCAAGTGTACGAGCGGCGACTGCGAGCTCGACATGTTCGAGAACCACTACACCTACGACATCGCCGACGATCACACCGTCGCCGACCTCTCCTGCCCGCTCTGTGGCGGCACCGACTGCCTCGAAGAGATCGAACTATGA
- a CDS encoding acetoacetate decarboxylase family protein, which yields MFGGGARGGYVDFLPVTTDPARALGVDIWGYPKTVANVTHRDRRATRHTTVTVDGERFVDLSVDRPPTVDTRLSATSYTTMDGRLLRERLTVDGHVGAWPASRAFSMTLGDHPRADRLRRLDAGDRALLRFAADAEVTIHAGRSVGDE from the coding sequence GTGTTCGGCGGTGGGGCACGCGGCGGCTACGTCGACTTCCTCCCGGTCACCACCGATCCCGCGCGGGCGCTTGGTGTCGACATCTGGGGATATCCGAAGACCGTCGCCAACGTGACCCACCGCGACCGGAGGGCGACGCGACACACGACGGTCACCGTCGACGGCGAGCGGTTCGTCGACCTCTCCGTCGACCGGCCGCCGACGGTCGACACCCGTCTGTCGGCGACCAGCTACACCACGATGGACGGCCGCCTGCTTCGCGAACGGCTGACCGTCGACGGTCACGTCGGCGCGTGGCCGGCGAGCCGCGCGTTCTCGATGACCCTCGGCGACCACCCCCGTGCGGACCGGCTTCGGCGACTCGACGCCGGCGACCGGGCACTCCTGCGTTTCGCCGCCGACGCCGAGGTCACCATTCACGCCGGCCGATCCGTCGGGGACGAGTGA